The genome window GATCAACTTCCACGCCATCTTCATATTTTTTAGCAATTTTTACGACACGACTAAGTGCTTCAATCGTTGGACGGAACCATTCAGCCTCTGCATGTTCATTTAGAATTTGCGCCCGATCGATAAGTTGCGGAATCACATTAGGGTCTCCGCCGATAACAGCATCAATAATATCATGACGAATATGGTGCCCTTGTAGAATAACACGTAGGCGATTTTTCAAGAAAGTCTGTACTTCTTTCTTAACATCTGCGTCTGGTAATTCTGTAGAGCCTTCTGCACGTTCCATATCCACAATTCGGGAAATAACTTCTAGCATTGGGATATTCCAACCGTTTGCTTGGATAATACGCATCGCTCCGAAAGCACTACGGCGTAAACCAAATGGATCAGCGGAACCAGTTGGAACAATGTTCACGCAGAAAAATCCGATAAGTGTTTCTAATTTATCTGCAATAGCAATTAAAGAACCTAAATCTGTTTGTGGTAATTCACCTTCCGCTGAGTTTGGCAAATAATGTTCGCGAATAGCAGTTGCGATTGCAGGTTTTTCACCTTGTAATAAGGCATACTTCTCACCCATTAACCCTTGTAGTTCAGGGAATTCACCGACAATGTTTGTCACTAAATCGAATTTATAAATATTCGTTAAACGGATAATATCTTGTTTATCTTCTTCTTGCCAATCTAGGTAGTCCGCAAGCATTAAAGCTACTTTTTGAACACGTTTCATTTTCTCTGTTAATGTACCTAATTTTTCATGGAAAACGATATTTTGAAGTTTAGCAACTGCTTCGTCAATCGTCATTTTTAAATCTTCTTGATAGAAGAAATCAGCGTCTGACAAACGAGCGCGTAACACTTTTTCGTTTCCTCGGGCTACTGTATCTAGGTTTTCATGATTCCCATTACGCACTGTAACAAAATGAGGTAAGAGCTCGTCTTCTTGGCTAAATACAGGGAAATAACGTTGGTGTTCTTTCATTGTGGTGATTAACACTTCTTCCGGTAGCTCTAAATATTCTTTTTCAAAATTACCAGATAAAACAGTTGGATATTCAACCAGATTTGTGACTTCTTCTAGCAAGTCATCGTCTTCTTTAATTTGCCAATTTTCCATTGATTCCAGTTCGCGTAATTGTTCTACAATTGCTTGTTTACGTTCTTCAGCATTAACAACTACGAATTGTTCTAGTAATGCATTTGGATAGTCACTAGGCTGTTTAATCGTAGCTGATTTCCCTAAGAAACGGTGGCCTCGCGATGTGTTGCTTGTTGCCACTCCAGTAATTTCAAATGGAATAATTTCTTCACCAAACATAGCAATCAGCCATTTAATCGGGCGAATGTAACGTAAATCATTACTACCCCAGTGCATGCTTACAGGGAAAGTCATGCTAGTTACCACTTTTTCTAAGCTTGGTAGTAAGGCGCTTGTTTTTTCGCCGATTACTTCTTTTTTAATATAGATGTATTCAACACCTTTAATGTCACGGAAAGTAAGATCGGCGGGGTCAACTTTTTGACTTTTTGCAAAACCTAGTGCAGCTTTTGACCAATTGCCTTCTTCATCCAAAGCAATTTTTTTCGCTGGACCTTTTGCTTCTTCTACACGGTTTGCTTGTTCTTCTGCCATTGCTTCCACAAGTACAGTTAAGCGTCTTGGTGTCGAATAGGTTTTAATTTCGCCAAACTCAATTTTATTTTCAGTTAACCAGTCCGTTACACGTTTTTCTAATTGTAAAACAGAACTAGACACATATTGTGCAGGCATTTCTTCTAAACCAATTTCTAATAAAAAGTCTTTACTCATGACGTTTTCCTCCCTCTTCTTTGAGTAATGGGAAGCCCAATTTTTCTCGTGATTCATAAAATGTTTTCGCGATACGTCTTGCTAAGTTTCTGATTCGGCCAATATACTGCGCACGTTCGGTAACGGAAACAACCCCGCGAGCATCTAAAAGGTTAAAAGTATGCGAACATTTTAATACGTAATCATATGCTGGGAAAACAAGACCGTCTTGCATTTGGCGAGTGGCTTCTCTTTCATATGTGTCGAAAAGCGTTAACAACATATCTGTGTTCGAAGTTTCAAATGCATATGTCGAGTTTTCGAATTCTGCTTGGAAGAAAATATCGCGGTAACTAATGCCTTCTGTCCATTCTAAATCAAATACATTCTCTTTATCTTGAATATAACTTGCTAAACGTTCTACACCATACGTGATTTCGGAAGTAACAGGGAAACATTCTAAACCACCTACTTGTTGGAAATAAGTGAATTGAGTAATTTCCATTCCATCTAACCATACTTCCCAACCAAGACCCGCACAGCCAAGGGATGGATTCTCCCAGTTATCCTCTACAAAACGGATATCATGTTCTAACGGATTAATACCTAATTTTTCTAAAGAACCTAGGTAAAGCTCTTGAATATTGTCAGGAGAAGGCTTCATCACTACTTGAAATTGGTGATGTTGGAATAATCTGTTTGGATTTTCTCCGTAACGACCATCAGCAGGACGACGCGACGGCTCTACGTAACCCGCTTTCCACGGCTCTGGACCAATTGCTTTTAAGAAAGTATACGGGCTCATTGTGCCCGCACCTTTTTCCACATCATACGATTGCAACATGATACAACCTTGCTCGGACCAATAATCTTGTAATGTTCTAATCATTGTTTGTAAATTCATTGCTTCCACCTCCAAAAATAATTCAGCCAATATAAAAACTCTCGTCTCTATATGCTGATTTAAAGCATATAGGGACGAGAGTTAGCTCGCGGTTCCACCCTATTTGGAATTAAACAATTCCCACCTTGATTTCGCTGTACTCCAGAACGCCTTCACAAAAAGTTAAATATTCGGCTCCCACCAAACCCGAACTCGCTAAAAATAGAGCTTTTTGTTACTATTTTCCTTCAACGCACCTATTAGTTGATATATTAAAAGATACTGTATTTTTGCTAAAAAGTCAATCATCGCTATCTTTTTTTAACATATTTTCCCATTTGTCCATTTCTCGTATAAATTTCCTGCTTTTTAAATACAAACCAGAATATTCATCGTAGTAAGTATCAATTGCTTTTTGAAGCCAGTCTTTTGTTTCTTGCTTTACATCAATGTTGCCAAGTCTATCCAATTGAAAAATGAAAAACAGGCGTAAAAGCTTTACGACATTTTCCGGCAAATGCATTCTGTACCGATCTTTCTCAAAACAGCGATGACAAATAA of Listeria monocytogenes contains these proteins:
- the glyQ gene encoding glycine--tRNA ligase subunit alpha, translating into MNLQTMIRTLQDYWSEQGCIMLQSYDVEKGAGTMSPYTFLKAIGPEPWKAGYVEPSRRPADGRYGENPNRLFQHHQFQVVMKPSPDNIQELYLGSLEKLGINPLEHDIRFVEDNWENPSLGCAGLGWEVWLDGMEITQFTYFQQVGGLECFPVTSEITYGVERLASYIQDKENVFDLEWTEGISYRDIFFQAEFENSTYAFETSNTDMLLTLFDTYEREATRQMQDGLVFPAYDYVLKCSHTFNLLDARGVVSVTERAQYIGRIRNLARRIAKTFYESREKLGFPLLKEEGGKRHE
- the glyS gene encoding glycine--tRNA ligase subunit beta; protein product: MSKDFLLEIGLEEMPAQYVSSSVLQLEKRVTDWLTENKIEFGEIKTYSTPRRLTVLVEAMAEEQANRVEEAKGPAKKIALDEEGNWSKAALGFAKSQKVDPADLTFRDIKGVEYIYIKKEVIGEKTSALLPSLEKVVTSMTFPVSMHWGSNDLRYIRPIKWLIAMFGEEIIPFEITGVATSNTSRGHRFLGKSATIKQPSDYPNALLEQFVVVNAEERKQAIVEQLRELESMENWQIKEDDDLLEEVTNLVEYPTVLSGNFEKEYLELPEEVLITTMKEHQRYFPVFSQEDELLPHFVTVRNGNHENLDTVARGNEKVLRARLSDADFFYQEDLKMTIDEAVAKLQNIVFHEKLGTLTEKMKRVQKVALMLADYLDWQEEDKQDIIRLTNIYKFDLVTNIVGEFPELQGLMGEKYALLQGEKPAIATAIREHYLPNSAEGELPQTDLGSLIAIADKLETLIGFFCVNIVPTGSADPFGLRRSAFGAMRIIQANGWNIPMLEVISRIVDMERAEGSTELPDADVKKEVQTFLKNRLRVILQGHHIRHDIIDAVIGGDPNVIPQLIDRAQILNEHAEAEWFRPTIEALSRVVKIAKKYEDGVEVDPALFENEYEQALFDKLEKLKFDYAGLTIIERLKAFADLRTTIDAYFDNTLVMSDNDELKNNRLALLFELASFIKEFAQMDEINVK